The nucleotide window TAGCCCACCATGAACTGGTACACCAGCACTCCCACGACTGTCCCCAGGAAAGGAGCGATGATGGGCACATAGAACCAGTAGCCTTTAGCACTGTGGGGAAAGGAACAATGAGACAGCAAGTCTCATTCGTCTCTCATGCCATCTTCACCTTCTGGGAAAGCTATAGGTATTCTGCCTGCTCTGCCCTGTCCAGCTCCTAAAGTATCCATGGGATACTTTGCCATGCCAGGATAGTACTGAATAACTAAATCAACTACAaaattttttaatgtaacattttagtACCATAATCATGCCATTTCCAGTTTAATGTCAGTTATCTACATAAGTAATGATGCCAAGGATCTCTTTTTTGGTTTAACTAagttgtgtcattttaaatattctcaTTGAAAAGAGGTTTGCCTTATAATCAGAACTGCCTTATGTTCTGGCAAATACAtaaatgctgtataaatattcagtactGTGATACATACCACGCATTGCATAATATATTGGAAATGACATTATGCAGAGTTCATAACTGAGGAGTATGAGTGTTGAGGAAGGATGACTTACGTGAAGACTTCAGAGCCCCAGCCAGCCAGCGCAGTGAACAGACGAGGCCCCAGGTCTCTGGCGGGGTTGACAGCGTACCCGGAGTTGAAGCCCATGGACAGGCCGATAACCAGCACCACAAAGCCCACGGTGAAGGCCTCCAGGCCTCGAGGAATGGGGTTGTTGTAGGGATCCACAATGGCCAGTATGCACACGATAAGGGCAGCTGTACCAATCATCTATGGAGGGAGTATCACAATGTTTCTGAGCTGAGTAGATTATTGTGACGTTTCTGAGCTGAGTAGAGTATTGTGATATTTCTGACCCGAGGAAAGTATCATCACATGTCTGTGCTGAATCTTGCTGTTCTGACAAACAGAGTTGCATTAATCCCCAAGCCATATTTTACTTCAGTTAAATTTAGCATATTTACCTAATCCCCTTTATACCAGTGGTAAAAAGCCTCCTTTGTGGTAATCTTAGATAACATTATGCTACAAGGCTATTTTATATAActcaataaaaacaattttagaAAATAGAAGATTGTGTGCATATGGGTGGGTGTAAGGGTAGATATGTGCTTTTTGAGGTTAGTGGGAGGGTGGCAGCATTTCTCCCAGATAGGACTGACCTGGTCAAAGAAGCCATTGATAAAAGTGAGATGCTTTGAGGGGTAGGTGGCAAAGATCCCAGCTGTGGCATTCTCCCCTTCTACAACCAGGTGCCCATGGTTAAAGTCCCACAGGGCATCTAAAGACAGCCAACCCAGAAATACATGCCAGATCAGACGATTACCTACACACTGGCCATCTTTCCACTTTAGAAAAATTAGACAAACATAACTACAGTGGTGTGGAGCAAATTGACATGGAACCTTGGAACATGGCTGCAGGAATACACCTGATGcctgattttttattattatagatTATTGTCTATAGATTATTGTTACCATGTGGCCAATCCAACGGCTAGGAATGTTTATTCTAAAACACTCACCAAAATACATGCCAAAGATGATTCCTGAGCCCAGGAACGCTCCCAGGGTCTGAAAGAAGAAGAACACTGGAAACTTCTTCCAAGGCTCCCGCCCAAGGAGGCAAAGGGCAAAGGTCACAGCGGGGTTGAGATGACCACCTATGGAAGAGcgagaaaaaaataagataaatcaGTTCTGTATTTTCTCACTTGAGGAGTCAAATTAATCCaacaaatgtttattgtttgtggCAAAAAATATCAGTGCTTACTGACTGGTTGGCTAattttgaaactgtttttgGTACCAGTTGGTTTGTTAAGGAAAACTGgagcttttatttcattcaagGATTTGAATCCACACCTGTCTGGATAGAAAACCAATTCCCAGCTACAGCAACAAATTGCTGTCCCTTTGCATCAGTAAACAAGTAATGtcatcattcaaaacaaatgcaacatttgATTGGTAAGAGTAGCTATATTCACAAGTCCATCAGGACAGTAATCCAGGCTCTCTGGGGGAGTAGAGTCACCTCACCTGAGACCTGGCCGCACACCAGGATTCCCAGGGTGGCAGCGAAGCCGAAAGCAAAGTTGACAGTGAGGAACATTCCGTGAGAGCCGCCGCTGAGCACCAGCTGTGCCACTGCACCGCACCCAAACATCTGCCAGGAGAGAGCAACCACAACATGACCGCATCAGGACCACGCTCACACTGTTTCAACTCAAAGCAATTAAACGCTTGATTGATTCGCATGGAGAAACACTAGCTCATTGTTTAATTAACCTGAAAATTAACCTCTAGTATGAAAGTATGCTTTCCCGGTGTTTTTCACTACCAACCTGCCTTGTAACATGTTGTGATTGTAAGCCCTAATCAAAGTAGGGAA belongs to Megalops cyprinoides isolate fMegCyp1 chromosome 5, fMegCyp1.pri, whole genome shotgun sequence and includes:
- the LOC118777587 gene encoding aquaporin-3-like, whose product is MGRQKIYLDKLSRVFQIRNMLVRQALAECLGTLILVMFGCGAVAQLVLSGGSHGMFLTVNFAFGFAATLGILVCGQVSGGHLNPAVTFALCLLGREPWKKFPVFFFFQTLGAFLGSGIIFGMYFDALWDFNHGHLVVEGENATAGIFATYPSKHLTFINGFFDQMIGTAALIVCILAIVDPYNNPIPRGLEAFTVGFVVLVIGLSMGFNSGYAVNPARDLGPRLFTALAGWGSEVFT